The Thermanaerovibrio acidaminovorans DSM 6589 genome contains a region encoding:
- a CDS encoding methyl-accepting chemotaxis protein: MLLAPLSEVLAPVRALRVLVLSSLVLLSLLVLAASVWMGNSMSRPIAAVVEGMGRIARGDLSVRLEVRSSLREVSDLVSCINGTTEAMRRSVLGILDASQVLLSKAQDVSSSAEELAAGASEVASMAGRVSSNVQDTVAAIEETTAGVNEVSLAAQEGAKGAMGAGEEAEAISHLAQMGGRSVEEMAALMGRMSESGRAVSSAIEDLASSVGQISGFVSTISQIADQTNLLALNAAIEAARAGEAGKGFAVVAEEVRKLAEESNQAAAQISGLIDQVTSKTRGALEHTRSSGEQLEAVVAKTYETRDVILDVVQKVGAISDRVRSIASAMEEQSASAEEMNAGMDSISRSSQEVAEQTLRITQTMEEQRRAVEALAGAAEELLSLSESLRSSVSAFKVRGESEGGLVPLGA, translated from the coding sequence GTGCTTCTGGCGCCTCTCTCTGAGGTGCTGGCCCCGGTCAGGGCCTTGAGGGTCCTGGTGCTCTCCTCCCTGGTGCTGCTGTCCCTCCTGGTGCTGGCCGCCTCGGTGTGGATGGGGAACAGCATGTCCCGGCCGATCGCAGCGGTGGTGGAGGGGATGGGCCGGATCGCCCGGGGGGACCTGTCGGTCCGGCTGGAGGTCCGGTCGTCCCTGCGGGAGGTATCGGACCTGGTGTCGTGCATAAACGGCACCACCGAGGCCATGAGGCGTTCGGTGCTGGGGATACTGGACGCGTCCCAGGTGCTTCTATCCAAGGCCCAGGACGTGAGCTCTTCCGCCGAGGAGCTGGCCGCCGGTGCCTCCGAGGTGGCCTCCATGGCGGGTCGGGTGAGCTCCAACGTTCAGGACACGGTGGCCGCCATAGAGGAGACCACCGCAGGGGTCAACGAGGTATCCCTGGCGGCCCAGGAGGGGGCCAAGGGGGCCATGGGGGCGGGGGAGGAGGCGGAGGCCATATCCCATCTGGCCCAGATGGGTGGCCGGTCCGTGGAGGAGATGGCCGCCCTCATGGGGAGGATGTCCGAGTCGGGCCGGGCGGTGAGCTCCGCCATAGAGGACCTGGCCTCCTCGGTGGGTCAGATATCCGGCTTCGTCAGCACCATAAGCCAGATAGCGGACCAGACGAACCTTCTGGCGCTGAACGCCGCCATCGAGGCCGCCCGGGCCGGGGAGGCGGGCAAGGGGTTCGCGGTGGTGGCCGAGGAGGTGCGTAAGCTGGCGGAGGAGAGCAACCAGGCGGCGGCCCAGATCAGCGGCCTCATAGACCAGGTGACCAGCAAGACCCGGGGGGCCCTGGAGCACACCCGGAGCAGCGGTGAGCAGCTGGAGGCGGTGGTGGCCAAGACCTACGAGACTCGGGACGTGATCCTGGACGTGGTCCAAAAGGTTGGGGCCATATCGGACCGGGTGAGGTCCATAGCCTCCGCCATGGAGGAGCAGTCCGCCAGCGCGGAGGAGATGAACGCCGGCATGGACTCCATATCCCGCTCCAGCCAGGAGGTGGCGGAGCAGACCCTGAGGATCACCCAGACCATGGAGGAGCAGCGCCGGGCGGTGGAGGCCCTGGCGGGTGCGGCGGAGGAGCTGCTCTCCCTGAGCGAGTCCCTCAGGTCCTCTGTGTCCGCCTTCAAGGTCCGGGGGGAGTCGGAGGGAGGTCTGGTCCCCTTGGGGGCCTGA
- a CDS encoding FprA family A-type flavoprotein, translated as MEKAIPIREGIYWIGANDRETDLFEALWTLPRGVSYNSYLICDDKVAVIDTVKSSFMRDYLQRLSWVLRDCKPVDYLIINHMEPDHSGSIAMMRKVYPDMKIVGNKKTLEMIKAFYDIEDGLVEVSEGDVIDLGSHKLSFHMIPMVHWPETMVTYDQTTKVIFTCDAFGGFSALEGGVFDDEVDMDYYEDEILRYFANIVGRYSSFVQKAIAKLRTLEISVICPSHGPILRSNPWRVVDLYDRWSRHETEEGCVIVYGSMYGNTKKMTDAIARSLTESGIQKIIVHDVSRSNMSFMVRDIWKYRGLVMGSCTYNTELFPPMAYLARTLANKMMKNRVLGLCGSYSWSKGALAELLAFAEKGEWDRVDPTVEVKSSPTEEDIQACWLLGQNMAKAIKRA; from the coding sequence GTGGAAAAGGCCATTCCCATCAGAGAGGGTATCTACTGGATCGGGGCCAACGACCGGGAGACGGACCTCTTCGAGGCCCTATGGACGCTGCCCAGAGGGGTCTCCTACAACTCCTACCTTATCTGCGACGACAAGGTGGCGGTCATCGACACGGTCAAGAGCTCCTTCATGAGGGACTACCTCCAGCGTCTCTCCTGGGTTCTCAGGGACTGCAAGCCAGTGGACTACCTGATCATCAACCACATGGAGCCGGACCACTCGGGGTCCATCGCCATGATGCGCAAGGTCTACCCGGACATGAAGATCGTGGGCAACAAGAAGACCCTAGAGATGATCAAGGCCTTCTACGACATCGAAGACGGCCTCGTCGAGGTCTCCGAGGGGGACGTGATCGACCTGGGCTCCCACAAGCTGTCGTTCCACATGATCCCCATGGTCCACTGGCCAGAGACCATGGTCACCTACGACCAGACCACCAAGGTGATATTCACCTGCGACGCCTTCGGGGGCTTCAGCGCCCTGGAGGGGGGGGTCTTCGATGACGAGGTGGACATGGACTACTACGAGGACGAGATCCTCCGCTACTTCGCCAACATCGTGGGCCGCTACAGCTCCTTCGTCCAGAAGGCCATAGCCAAGCTGAGGACCCTGGAGATATCGGTCATCTGCCCCTCCCACGGACCAATACTTCGCTCCAACCCCTGGCGGGTGGTGGACCTCTACGACCGCTGGAGCCGACACGAAACCGAGGAGGGCTGCGTCATCGTCTACGGCTCCATGTACGGCAACACCAAGAAGATGACCGACGCCATCGCCAGGTCCCTCACCGAGTCGGGGATCCAGAAGATAATCGTCCACGACGTCTCCAGGTCCAACATGTCCTTCATGGTGAGGGACATATGGAAATACCGGGGGCTGGTGATGGGGAGCTGCACCTACAACACGGAGCTCTTCCCCCCCATGGCCTACCTGGCAAGGACCCTGGCCAACAAGATGATGAAGAACCGGGTCCTGGGGCTCTGCGGCTCCTACAGCTGGAGCAAGGGGGCCCTGGCGGAGCTACTGGCCTTCGCGGAGAAGGGGGAGTGGGATCGGGTGGACCCCACCGTGGAGGTCAAGTCCTCCCCCACCGAGGAGGACATCCAGGCCTGCTGGCTCCTGGGACAGAACATGGCCAAGGCCATAAAGCGGGCCTGA
- a CDS encoding acyl-CoA mutase large subunit family protein, translated as MFEEKELQAIAEKRGQYEAAVEKALAKNPEMRKEFTTGGGIPLKRVYTPEDVKDLDYNRDLGFPGAFPYTRGVQPTMYRGRFWTMRQYAGFATAEESNARYRYLLSQGTTGLSVAFDLPTQIGYDSDHPMAQGEVGKVGVAIDSLADMEILFDQIPLDKVSTSMTINAPASVLLAMYIAVGEKQGVPSTELSGTIQNDILKEYIARGTYIFPPKPSMRLITDIFEFCSTHVPKWNTISISGYHIREAGSTAIQEVAFTLADGIAYVEAAVKKGQDPNVFGKRLSFFFNAHNDFLEEVAKFRAARRLWAKIMRDRFGVTDKSAQMLRFHTQTAGSTLTAQQPENNIVRVAIQTLAAVLGGTQSLHTNSLDEALALPTEKSVRIALRTQQIVAYESGVTQTIDPLAGSYVIEALTNQIEEGAAEYIRKIDEMGGMLVAIEKGYVQQQIQDAAYEYQKAVESGDRVVVGVNRFQIEEDASERTLLKVDPVVGEMQAKKLAKLKESRDNLKVKACLEDVRKAAQGEENLMPPIIEAVRNYATEGEICGVLREVFGEYRENVVL; from the coding sequence GTGTTTGAGGAGAAGGAACTGCAGGCCATAGCGGAGAAGCGGGGGCAGTACGAGGCGGCGGTTGAGAAGGCCTTGGCCAAGAACCCGGAGATGCGGAAGGAGTTCACCACCGGAGGCGGGATCCCTCTCAAGAGGGTCTACACCCCGGAGGACGTCAAGGACCTGGACTACAATCGGGACCTGGGTTTCCCCGGGGCCTTCCCTTACACCAGGGGAGTGCAGCCCACCATGTACCGGGGGCGTTTCTGGACCATGCGCCAGTATGCGGGTTTCGCCACCGCGGAGGAGTCCAACGCCCGTTACCGCTATCTTTTGAGCCAGGGCACCACGGGGCTATCGGTGGCCTTCGACCTTCCCACCCAGATAGGCTACGACTCGGACCATCCCATGGCCCAGGGTGAGGTGGGCAAGGTGGGGGTGGCCATCGACAGCCTGGCGGACATGGAGATCCTCTTCGACCAGATACCGCTGGACAAGGTCTCCACCTCGATGACCATAAACGCCCCCGCGTCGGTGCTTCTGGCCATGTACATAGCGGTGGGGGAGAAGCAGGGGGTTCCCTCCACGGAGCTCTCGGGCACCATCCAGAACGACATCCTTAAGGAGTACATCGCCCGGGGCACCTACATCTTCCCTCCCAAGCCCTCCATGAGGCTCATCACCGACATATTCGAGTTCTGCAGCACCCACGTTCCCAAGTGGAACACCATATCCATCTCGGGCTACCACATAAGGGAGGCGGGGTCCACCGCCATCCAGGAGGTGGCCTTCACCCTGGCGGACGGGATCGCCTACGTGGAGGCGGCGGTCAAGAAGGGTCAGGACCCCAACGTGTTCGGCAAGCGGCTCTCGTTCTTCTTCAACGCCCACAACGACTTCCTGGAGGAGGTGGCCAAGTTCCGGGCTGCTCGGAGGCTCTGGGCCAAGATAATGAGGGACCGCTTCGGCGTCACCGACAAGAGCGCCCAGATGTTGCGCTTCCACACCCAGACGGCGGGTAGCACCCTCACCGCCCAGCAGCCGGAGAACAACATAGTCCGGGTGGCCATCCAGACCCTGGCGGCGGTGCTGGGGGGCACCCAGTCGTTGCACACCAACAGTCTGGACGAGGCGCTGGCGTTGCCCACCGAGAAGTCGGTCCGCATAGCCCTTAGGACCCAGCAGATAGTGGCCTACGAGTCGGGGGTCACCCAGACCATAGATCCCCTGGCGGGTAGCTACGTGATAGAGGCCCTCACCAACCAGATAGAGGAGGGGGCGGCGGAGTACATCCGCAAGATCGACGAGATGGGCGGCATGCTGGTGGCCATCGAGAAGGGCTACGTGCAGCAGCAGATCCAGGACGCCGCCTACGAGTACCAGAAGGCGGTGGAGTCCGGCGACCGGGTGGTGGTGGGCGTCAACCGCTTCCAGATTGAGGAGGACGCCTCTGAGCGTACCCTCTTGAAGGTGGACCCGGTGGTTGGCGAGATGCAGGCCAAGAAGCTGGCCAAGCTGAAGGAGAGCCGGGACAACCTCAAGGTGAAGGCCTGCCTGGAGGACGTGCGCAAGGCCGCCCAGGGGGAGGAGAACCTGATGCCCCCCATCATCGAGGCGGTCCGCAACTACGCCACCGAGGGGGAGATCTGCGGGGTGCTCCGGGAGGTCTTCGGGGAGTACCGGGAGAACGTGGTCCTTTAA
- a CDS encoding cobalamin B12-binding domain-containing protein, whose amino-acid sequence MMDRKIRVVVAKPGLDGHDRGAKVIARAFRDAGMEVIYTGLRQTPEQIVQTAIQEDADAIGISILSGAHEHYFKVIIEMLKERGAGDIIVFGGGVIPESDVPRLLELGAGAIFGPGTPTSECIKWLEEAVAKKREKEGVNG is encoded by the coding sequence ATCATGGACCGTAAGATAAGGGTTGTTGTGGCCAAGCCGGGCCTTGACGGTCACGATCGGGGCGCCAAGGTGATAGCCCGGGCGTTCCGGGATGCGGGGATGGAGGTCATCTACACCGGGCTTCGTCAGACCCCGGAGCAGATAGTCCAGACCGCCATCCAGGAGGATGCGGACGCCATAGGGATAAGCATCCTTTCCGGCGCTCACGAGCACTACTTCAAGGTCATAATAGAGATGCTGAAGGAGAGGGGGGCCGGGGACATAATCGTCTTCGGCGGAGGCGTGATACCCGAGTCCGACGTTCCGCGCCTGCTCGAGCTTGGGGCTGGCGCCATCTTCGGACCTGGCACTCCCACCTCGGAGTGCATAAAGTGGCTTGAGGAAGCGGTGGCCAAGAAGCGTGAGAAGGAGGGAGTGAACGGATGA
- the mce gene encoding methylmalonyl-CoA epimerase → MKPTVVDHIGIAVRSIDESLKFWQDVIGIECHGVEEVAEQKVKTAFLPLGDTEIELLEGTSEDSPVSKFIEAKGEGIHHIAIRVPNIEEALEELKAKGVRLIDEKPRMGAGGAKIAFVHPKASGGVLLEISER, encoded by the coding sequence ATGAAGCCCACGGTGGTGGACCACATAGGGATAGCGGTGCGGAGCATCGACGAGTCCCTGAAGTTCTGGCAGGACGTGATCGGCATAGAGTGTCACGGGGTTGAGGAGGTGGCGGAGCAGAAGGTTAAGACCGCCTTCCTGCCCCTGGGGGACACGGAGATAGAGCTCCTGGAGGGCACCTCCGAGGACAGCCCGGTGAGCAAGTTCATCGAGGCCAAGGGTGAGGGGATCCATCACATAGCCATCCGGGTCCCCAACATCGAGGAGGCCCTGGAGGAGCTGAAGGCCAAGGGGGTCCGCCTCATCGACGAGAAGCCCCGGATGGGGGCCGGCGGGGCCAAGATAGCCTTCGTGCACCCCAAGGCGTCCGGCGGCGTCCTGCTGGAGATAAGCGAGCGTTAA
- a CDS encoding acyl-CoA carboxylase subunit beta translates to MAERTIDELCEQLLAKRKAAEEGGGKKAIDKQHEKGKLTARERIERLLDPGSFVEIDEFVEHRCSNFGLEKTKFLGDGVVTGYGTVDGRIVYVFSQDFTVMGGSLGEMHARKICKVLDLALQNGCPVIGINDSGGARIQEAVDALSGYGSIFFRNVKASGVVPQISVIAGPCAGGAVYSPALTDFIFMVDKIGIMHITGPAVIKAVTGEDVTSEQIGGAMAHNTTSGVAQFFASNEDECFAQVRKLLSYLPSNNMEEAPIGDESDDPMRMEMSLREAVPTNPNKGYDVRDVIRKVVDHGDFFEVQPLWARNIVTGFARIGGRVIGVIANQANYMAGCLDIDASDKASRHIRICDAYNIPIVTFEDVPGYLPGLNQEMGGIIRHGAKLLYAYSEATAPKITVVLRKAYGGSYLGMCSKDLGADVVLAWPQAEIAVMGAEGAANIIFRKEIDAAEDKAAMRAQKIEEYREAFANPYQAASRGFVDRVILPEETRGAIYQALVMCDGKRELRPKRKHGIMPH, encoded by the coding sequence ATGGCGGAGCGAACCATCGACGAGCTGTGCGAACAGCTCCTGGCCAAGAGGAAGGCCGCCGAGGAGGGGGGCGGCAAGAAGGCCATCGACAAGCAACACGAGAAGGGCAAGCTCACCGCCCGGGAGAGGATCGAGCGGCTCCTGGATCCGGGCAGCTTCGTGGAGATAGACGAGTTCGTGGAGCACCGGTGCTCCAACTTCGGGCTGGAGAAGACCAAGTTCCTGGGGGATGGGGTGGTAACCGGCTACGGCACGGTGGATGGCCGCATCGTCTACGTGTTCAGCCAGGACTTCACCGTCATGGGTGGTTCCCTGGGTGAGATGCACGCCAGGAAGATATGCAAGGTGCTGGACCTGGCCCTTCAGAACGGCTGCCCCGTGATCGGCATCAACGATTCCGGCGGCGCCAGGATCCAGGAGGCGGTGGACGCCCTCTCCGGCTACGGTAGCATCTTCTTCAGGAACGTGAAGGCCAGCGGCGTGGTGCCCCAGATATCCGTCATAGCGGGTCCCTGTGCGGGCGGCGCGGTCTACAGCCCGGCACTGACGGACTTCATCTTCATGGTGGACAAGATAGGGATCATGCACATCACAGGTCCTGCGGTCATAAAGGCGGTCACCGGTGAGGACGTGACCTCCGAGCAGATCGGCGGCGCCATGGCCCACAACACCACCTCCGGGGTGGCACAGTTCTTCGCCTCCAACGAGGACGAGTGCTTCGCCCAGGTGCGGAAGCTCCTCTCGTACCTGCCCAGCAACAACATGGAGGAGGCCCCCATTGGGGACGAGTCCGATGACCCAATGAGGATGGAAATGAGCCTCCGGGAGGCGGTGCCCACCAACCCCAACAAGGGCTACGACGTGCGGGACGTGATCCGCAAGGTGGTGGACCACGGGGACTTCTTCGAGGTCCAGCCCCTGTGGGCCCGGAACATCGTCACCGGCTTCGCCCGGATAGGTGGTCGGGTTATCGGCGTAATAGCCAACCAGGCCAACTACATGGCGGGGTGTCTCGACATAGACGCCTCCGACAAGGCGAGCCGGCACATAAGGATCTGTGACGCCTACAACATCCCCATAGTCACCTTCGAGGACGTGCCCGGATACCTGCCGGGGCTCAACCAGGAGATGGGGGGCATCATCCGCCACGGGGCGAAGCTCCTCTACGCCTACAGCGAGGCCACCGCTCCCAAGATAACCGTGGTGCTCCGGAAGGCCTACGGGGGCTCCTACCTTGGCATGTGCAGCAAGGACCTGGGGGCCGACGTGGTGCTCGCCTGGCCCCAGGCGGAGATAGCCGTCATGGGCGCCGAGGGGGCGGCCAACATCATCTTCCGCAAGGAGATAGACGCGGCGGAGGACAAGGCGGCCATGCGGGCCCAGAAGATCGAGGAGTACCGGGAGGCCTTCGCCAACCCCTATCAGGCGGCCTCCAGGGGCTTCGTGGACCGGGTGATCCTGCCCGAGGAGACCCGGGGAGCCATATACCAGGCGCTGGTCATGTGCGACGGCAAGAGGGAGCTCCGCCCCAAGCGCAAGCACGGGATAATGCCCCACTAG
- a CDS encoding OadG family transporter subunit yields MNVSSHFVGPAGGILMSLIAFSVVFLVIAGLMLIMMATKMVAGAVDGRSKPVPPSPSKPQSPAAPAPSAAPAPGAKAQDDLELVAVVTAAVAACAGRPVSVRSVRPLQARSFGGAWRAMARVEGMEGLE; encoded by the coding sequence ATGAACGTAAGCTCCCATTTCGTGGGCCCCGCGGGGGGTATCCTCATGTCCCTCATCGCCTTCAGCGTGGTCTTCCTGGTCATAGCGGGGCTGATGCTGATAATGATGGCCACCAAGATGGTGGCCGGGGCGGTGGACGGCCGGTCCAAGCCGGTCCCTCCTTCCCCGTCCAAGCCTCAGTCCCCCGCGGCCCCCGCGCCTTCCGCGGCCCCAGCCCCGGGCGCCAAGGCCCAGGACGACCTGGAGCTGGTGGCGGTCGTAACCGCCGCGGTCGCCGCCTGCGCAGGTCGACCGGTGTCGGTTCGTTCCGTGAGGCCCCTGCAGGCCCGTTCCTTCGGTGGCGCCTGGAGGGCCATGGCCCGGGTTGAGGGCATGGAGGGTTTGGAGTAG
- a CDS encoding biotin/lipoyl-containing protein, with translation MARMYRVVVNGKAYEVEVEELGGASAPAPVTSAPAPAPVPAPAAAPAPAPAPAAAPAPAAPAGAGAVTAPMPGKILKVMVQQGASVSAGQAIVILEAMKMENEIFAPSAGTVTEVRCKEGDSVNTGDVLVVIS, from the coding sequence ATGGCCCGCATGTATCGAGTTGTAGTCAACGGAAAGGCTTACGAGGTGGAGGTGGAGGAGCTGGGCGGCGCTTCCGCCCCTGCCCCGGTGACATCCGCTCCCGCTCCTGCCCCCGTTCCCGCCCCGGCGGCGGCTCCTGCCCCCGCCCCGGCCCCTGCCGCTGCCCCTGCTCCCGCCGCCCCCGCCGGCGCCGGTGCGGTGACCGCCCCCATGCCGGGCAAGATCCTCAAGGTGATGGTCCAGCAGGGGGCCTCGGTGTCCGCCGGCCAGGCCATAGTTATCCTGGAGGCCATGAAGATGGAGAACGAGATCTTTGCCCCTTCCGCGGGCACCGTCACCGAGGTCCGCTGCAAGGAGGGCGATTCGGTCAACACCGGCGACGTCCTGGTGGTAATATCTTAG
- a CDS encoding sodium ion-translocating decarboxylase subunit beta gives MELYVAALKGLIDQSGLVGLTGGNVIMIVVALVLLYLAIAKGFEPLLLTPIAFGCLIVNLPLSGIMDPGGFLYYVSFGTRHEIYPIIIFMGIGALTDFGPLLANPITFLLGAAAQLGVFVAVVGAMFLGFNIREAAAIGIIGGADGPTSIYLCMKLAPKIVGAVAVAAYSYMSLVPLIQPPVIKLFTSKADRGIRMDQLRPVTKTERVLFPIISTIACGLILPPAVPLVGMLMFGNLLRECGCTERLNQAAQNEILNATTIFLGITVGATMEAESFLTLATIKIIALGLVAFAFSTAGGCLFGQVMKVLSGGKINPIIGAAGVSAVPMAARVCQRVVQQEFPGSYVLMHAMGPNVAGVIGTAVAAGAMLTLLTR, from the coding sequence ATGGAACTCTACGTAGCGGCCCTAAAGGGGCTGATAGATCAGTCGGGTTTGGTGGGGCTCACGGGGGGCAACGTCATAATGATCGTTGTCGCCCTGGTGCTCCTTTACTTGGCGATAGCCAAGGGGTTTGAGCCCCTGCTGCTGACCCCCATAGCCTTCGGGTGTCTCATCGTGAACCTTCCCCTGTCGGGGATAATGGATCCCGGGGGGTTCCTGTACTACGTGTCCTTCGGGACGAGACATGAGATCTACCCGATAATAATCTTCATGGGGATAGGGGCTCTGACCGACTTCGGCCCGCTCCTGGCCAACCCCATAACGTTCCTGCTTGGGGCTGCGGCCCAGCTGGGGGTATTCGTGGCGGTGGTGGGGGCCATGTTCCTGGGCTTCAACATCCGGGAGGCGGCGGCCATAGGGATCATAGGCGGAGCCGACGGTCCCACCTCCATCTACCTCTGCATGAAGCTGGCCCCCAAGATAGTCGGCGCCGTGGCGGTGGCGGCCTACAGCTACATGTCCCTGGTGCCCCTGATCCAGCCGCCGGTGATCAAACTGTTCACTTCCAAGGCGGACAGGGGCATAAGGATGGATCAGTTGCGCCCGGTCACCAAGACGGAGAGGGTGCTCTTCCCCATAATAAGCACCATTGCCTGTGGGCTAATCCTGCCCCCGGCGGTTCCCCTGGTGGGGATGCTCATGTTCGGCAACCTGCTCAGGGAGTGTGGTTGCACCGAGAGGCTTAACCAGGCGGCCCAGAATGAGATCCTCAACGCCACTACCATATTCCTGGGGATCACCGTGGGGGCCACCATGGAGGCCGAGTCGTTCCTCACCTTGGCCACCATAAAGATAATAGCCCTAGGTCTGGTGGCCTTCGCCTTCAGCACCGCCGGCGGCTGCCTGTTCGGCCAGGTCATGAAGGTCCTCTCGGGGGGCAAGATAAACCCCATCATCGGCGCCGCGGGGGTATCGGCGGTCCCCATGGCAGCTCGAGTGTGCCAGCGGGTGGTACAGCAGGAGTTCCCGGGGAGCTACGTGCTGATGCACGCCATGGGACCCAACGTGGCGGGTGTCATAGGCACCGCCGTGGCGGCGGGTGCCATGTTGACCCTGCTGACCCGGTAG
- a CDS encoding alpha,alpha-trehalose-phosphate synthase (UDP-forming), with protein sequence MPNRPSRLVIASHRLPIVLFMEDGELKVIHGAGGLVTALKPVLTLRGGKWIGCPGTVPGARAEEVDRILAETRQESPFELIPVHLTEEQHRLYYEGASNSVIWPLFHDFLSLCDFDGRYFKAYEEVNRLFASTLASHTDEKDLIWVHDYQLMEVALHLKDMRLHRRCAFFLHIPFPSPDIYLKLPWRDRIIRALLEFHFIGFHTVREVRNFVQCVKIFEKDALVRRRGNWGTITLGSRMVSVGALPIGIDFRHFDRLSRHPAVRARAAEIKNNHRGRKIIFGVDRLDYTKGIPERLTAFELMLERHPEMLKNVTFLQLLVPSRETVREYAELRDRVERRISSINGRFSQDDWVPVIFMSRSMPQEELVAHYLAADVGLVTPRKDGMNLVSKEYCAAHSDLSGTLVLSEFAGAACQLQRGAILVNPNDREGVAEAIYQALVMPEGDKRRRMKILRHAVRRHDVFWWADSFLLAASGKHIKDFPTAGDPVVPSFHP encoded by the coding sequence GTGCCGAATAGACCGTCCAGGTTGGTAATAGCCTCACACCGGCTCCCCATAGTGCTCTTCATGGAGGACGGGGAGCTAAAAGTCATCCACGGGGCGGGGGGATTGGTCACCGCCCTCAAGCCGGTGCTGACCCTAAGGGGGGGGAAGTGGATAGGATGTCCGGGCACGGTCCCAGGTGCCAGAGCGGAGGAGGTGGATCGGATCCTGGCGGAGACCCGACAGGAGAGCCCCTTCGAGCTGATCCCGGTCCACCTCACCGAGGAACAGCACCGGCTCTACTACGAGGGGGCCTCCAACTCGGTCATATGGCCCCTCTTCCACGACTTCCTGTCCCTATGCGACTTCGACGGGAGGTACTTCAAGGCCTACGAGGAGGTGAACCGGCTCTTCGCCTCCACCCTGGCGAGCCACACGGACGAGAAGGACCTCATATGGGTCCACGACTACCAACTGATGGAGGTGGCCCTCCACCTGAAGGACATGAGACTCCATCGACGATGCGCCTTCTTCCTCCACATACCCTTCCCGTCCCCGGACATATACCTCAAGCTCCCCTGGCGGGATAGGATCATAAGGGCCCTCCTGGAGTTCCACTTCATAGGCTTTCACACCGTTCGGGAGGTGAGGAACTTCGTCCAGTGCGTCAAGATCTTCGAGAAGGACGCGCTGGTGCGCAGAAGGGGGAACTGGGGAACCATAACCCTGGGGAGTCGGATGGTCTCGGTGGGGGCGCTGCCCATAGGCATAGACTTCCGTCACTTCGACCGGCTCTCCAGGCATCCCGCCGTCAGGGCCAGGGCGGCGGAGATAAAGAATAACCACCGGGGTAGGAAGATCATCTTCGGCGTGGACCGGCTGGACTACACCAAGGGGATACCCGAGAGGCTCACCGCCTTCGAGCTGATGCTGGAGAGACACCCGGAGATGCTCAAGAATGTCACGTTCCTCCAGCTACTGGTGCCAAGCCGGGAGACGGTCCGGGAGTACGCGGAGCTTAGGGACAGGGTGGAGAGGCGAATCTCCTCCATAAACGGCCGATTCTCCCAGGACGACTGGGTGCCCGTCATCTTCATGTCCCGGTCCATGCCCCAGGAGGAACTGGTGGCCCACTACCTGGCGGCGGACGTGGGACTCGTGACCCCCAGGAAGGACGGCATGAACCTGGTCTCCAAGGAGTACTGTGCAGCCCACTCGGACCTATCGGGGACACTGGTGCTCAGCGAGTTCGCCGGCGCCGCCTGCCAGCTCCAGAGGGGGGCCATACTGGTTAACCCCAACGACCGGGAAGGCGTGGCGGAGGCCATCTACCAGGCGCTGGTCATGCCCGAAGGGGATAAGCGCCGGCGGATGAAGATACTGCGGCATGCGGTCCGAAGACACGACGTGTTCTGGTGGGCGGACTCCTTCCTCCTGGCCGCCTCGGGGAAGCACATAAAGGACTTCCCCACCGCGGGGGATCCCGTGGTCCCCTCCTTCCACCCATGA